The following proteins are co-located in the Pseudomonas cavernae genome:
- a CDS encoding esterase-like activity of phytase family protein: protein MTRRLLTALLLIALPVLGQAQEELQLQAEYALDGLPAGNLSGLAACGAGLWAVSDREDDRLYRLTSADGRLQTEVELFQVPPVPTSGLPWGVRMRIWLVSQVRGGELDFEGLSCDAAGNRYLVSEAHAAVLKLPPVGNPEWLALPANLVRQARASGLLLHFNALLEGVAVDPQGARLWLAAERQQRGLLALHKPQSTWRCAGGCVLLREAGDEPAPAQLEVAPQPRDFSDLAFFDGKLFSLERQAYRLCRRSLSDGAVERCWSFAAAALSESRRYGPQTFGMAEGLALDAEGAWIGLDNGSQRRNDGEARPLVWRFAAPAGGWSAGK from the coding sequence TTGACCCGTCGGCTCCTGACCGCGCTGCTGCTGATCGCCTTGCCCGTGCTGGGGCAGGCGCAGGAGGAGCTGCAGTTGCAGGCCGAATATGCGCTCGACGGCCTGCCCGCCGGCAACCTCTCCGGTCTGGCCGCGTGCGGCGCCGGGCTGTGGGCGGTGTCCGACCGCGAGGACGACCGCCTGTACCGGCTGACCTCGGCTGACGGCCGGCTGCAGACCGAGGTGGAGCTGTTCCAGGTACCGCCGGTGCCGACTAGCGGCCTGCCTTGGGGCGTGCGCATGCGCATCTGGCTGGTCAGTCAGGTGCGCGGCGGCGAGCTGGATTTCGAAGGGCTGTCCTGCGATGCCGCCGGCAACCGTTATCTGGTCAGCGAGGCGCATGCCGCGGTGCTCAAACTGCCGCCGGTCGGCAATCCCGAATGGCTGGCGCTGCCGGCCAATCTGGTCCGCCAGGCGCGCGCCAGCGGCCTGCTGCTGCATTTCAACGCGCTGCTCGAGGGCGTCGCCGTCGACCCGCAGGGCGCGCGCCTGTGGCTGGCCGCCGAGCGCCAGCAGCGCGGGCTGCTGGCGCTGCACAAGCCACAATCGACCTGGCGCTGTGCCGGCGGCTGCGTACTGCTGCGCGAGGCCGGCGACGAGCCGGCGCCCGCGCAATTGGAGGTTGCGCCGCAGCCGCGCGACTTCTCCGACCTGGCCTTTTTCGATGGCAAGCTGTTCAGCCTCGAGCGTCAGGCTTATCGCCTTTGCCGGCGCAGTCTGAGCGACGGCGCGGTCGAACGCTGTTGGTCGTTCGCCGCCGCGGCGCTGAGTGAGTCGCGCCGCTACGGCCCGCAGACGTTCGGTATGGCCGAAGGCCTCGCGCTGGATGCCGAGGGCGCCTGGATCGGCCTGGATAACGGCAGCCAGCGGCGCAACGACGGCGAGGCGCGGCCGCTGGTCTGGCGCTTCGCCGCACCGGCCGGCGGCTGGAGCGCGGGCAAGTGA
- the parE gene encoding DNA topoisomerase IV subunit B, with translation MATYNADAIEVLSGLDPVRKRPGMYTDTTRPNHLAQEVIDNSVDEALAGHAKSVQVILHADNSLEVLDDGRGMPVDIHPEEGIPGVELILTKLHAGGKFSNKNYQFSGGLHGVGISVVNALSTQVDVRVKRDGSEYRMTFADGFKASDLEVIGSVGKRNTGTSVRFWPDAKYFDSPKFSLSRLKHVLKAKAVLCPGLAVSFEDKVSGEKVEWFYEDGLRSYLVDAVSEFTRLPDEPFCGSLAGNKEAVDWALLWLPEGGDSLQESYVNLIPTAQGGTHVNGLRQGLLDAMREFCEFRNLLPRGVKLAPEDVWERIAFVLSMKMQEAQFSGQTKERLSSREAAAFVSGVVKDAFSLWLNAHPETGLALAELAISNAGRRLKASKKVERKKITQGPALPGKLADCAGQDPMRSELFLVEGDSAGGSAKQARDKEFQAILPLRGKILNTWEVDGGEVLASQEVHNIAVAIGVDPGSADLGELRYGKVCILADADSDGLHIATLICALFVRHFRPLVDAGHVYVAMPPLYRIDLGKEIFYALDDAERDGILDRLVAEKRRGKPQVTRFKGLGEMNPPQLRETTMDPNTRRLVQLGLDDFQQTEELMDMLLAKKRAGDRKAWLESKGNLAEVLV, from the coding sequence ATGGCCACTTACAACGCAGACGCCATCGAAGTCCTCTCCGGCCTCGACCCGGTGCGCAAGCGTCCGGGCATGTACACCGACACCACGCGGCCCAACCACCTGGCCCAGGAAGTGATCGACAACAGCGTCGACGAAGCGCTGGCCGGCCACGCCAAGAGCGTGCAGGTGATCCTCCACGCCGACAACTCGCTGGAGGTGCTCGACGACGGCCGCGGCATGCCGGTGGACATCCACCCGGAGGAGGGCATCCCCGGGGTCGAGCTGATCCTCACCAAGCTGCATGCCGGCGGCAAGTTCTCCAACAAGAACTACCAGTTCTCCGGCGGTCTGCACGGCGTCGGCATCTCGGTGGTCAACGCCCTGTCGACCCAGGTCGACGTGCGGGTCAAGCGCGACGGCAGCGAATACCGCATGACCTTCGCCGATGGCTTCAAGGCCAGCGATCTGGAAGTGATCGGCAGCGTCGGCAAGCGCAATACCGGCACCAGCGTGCGCTTCTGGCCGGACGCCAAGTACTTCGATTCGCCGAAGTTCTCCTTGAGCCGCCTCAAGCATGTGTTGAAAGCCAAGGCCGTGCTCTGTCCGGGCCTGGCGGTCAGCTTCGAGGACAAGGTCAGCGGCGAGAAGGTCGAATGGTTCTACGAGGACGGTCTGCGCTCCTACCTGGTGGACGCGGTCAGCGAATTCACCCGCCTGCCCGACGAACCGTTCTGCGGTAGCCTGGCCGGCAATAAGGAAGCGGTGGACTGGGCGCTGCTGTGGCTGCCGGAGGGCGGCGACAGCCTGCAGGAAAGCTACGTCAACCTGATTCCCACCGCCCAGGGCGGCACCCACGTCAACGGCCTGCGCCAAGGCTTGCTGGATGCCATGCGCGAGTTCTGCGAGTTCCGCAACCTGCTGCCGCGCGGGGTCAAGCTGGCCCCGGAAGACGTCTGGGAGCGCATCGCCTTCGTCCTCTCGATGAAGATGCAGGAAGCGCAGTTCTCCGGACAGACCAAGGAGCGCCTGTCCTCGCGCGAAGCCGCCGCCTTCGTATCGGGAGTCGTAAAAGACGCCTTCAGCCTGTGGCTCAACGCTCACCCGGAAACCGGCCTGGCCCTGGCCGAGCTGGCCATCAGCAACGCCGGGCGCCGCCTCAAGGCGAGCAAGAAGGTCGAGCGCAAGAAGATCACCCAAGGCCCGGCACTGCCCGGCAAGCTGGCCGACTGCGCGGGCCAGGACCCGATGCGCTCCGAACTGTTCCTGGTCGAAGGTGACTCCGCCGGCGGCTCGGCCAAGCAGGCGCGCGACAAGGAATTCCAGGCGATTCTGCCGCTGCGCGGCAAGATCCTCAACACCTGGGAAGTCGACGGCGGCGAAGTGCTGGCCAGCCAGGAAGTGCACAACATCGCCGTGGCCATCGGCGTCGACCCCGGTTCGGCGGACCTCGGCGAGCTGCGCTACGGCAAGGTCTGCATCCTCGCCGACGCCGATTCCGACGGCCTGCACATCGCCACGCTGATCTGCGCCCTGTTCGTTCGCCACTTCCGCCCGCTGGTGGATGCCGGCCACGTCTACGTCGCCATGCCGCCGCTGTACCGCATCGACCTCGGCAAGGAAATCTTCTACGCCCTGGACGACGCCGAGCGCGACGGCATCCTCGATCGCCTGGTCGCCGAGAAACGCCGCGGCAAGCCGCAGGTCACCCGCTTCAAGGGCCTCGGCGAGATGAACCCGCCGCAGCTGCGCGAGACCACCATGGACCCGAATACCCGCCGCCTGGTGCAGCTCGGCCTGGACGATTTCCAGCAGACCGAGGAGCTGATGGACATGCTGCTGGCGAAGAAGCGTGCCGGCGACCGCAAGGCCTGGCTGGAATCCAAGGGCAACCTGGCCGAGGTCCTGGTTTGA
- a CDS encoding YqiA/YcfP family alpha/beta fold hydrolase, whose product MTSILYIHGLNSSPDSLKARQLSAAMQRLGLAEQLRVPALHHHPRQAIAQLEQAIAELGRPVLIGSSLGGYYATHLAARHGLKALLINPAVNPHRLFDGHLGPQTNHYTGETWQLTEDHVAALAALEVPAPQDPARYQVWLQTADETLDYRHAQAFYRACALRIEAGGDHGFQNFAAHLPALLAFAGVPASLWHDLDFSDL is encoded by the coding sequence ATGACTAGCATCCTCTATATCCACGGTCTCAACAGCTCGCCGGACTCGCTCAAGGCCCGCCAGCTGAGCGCGGCGATGCAGCGCCTGGGGCTGGCCGAGCAGCTGCGGGTGCCCGCGCTGCATCATCACCCGCGCCAGGCCATCGCCCAGCTCGAGCAAGCCATCGCCGAACTCGGCCGGCCGGTACTGATCGGCAGCTCCCTCGGCGGCTACTACGCCACCCATCTGGCCGCGCGCCACGGCCTCAAGGCGCTGCTGATCAATCCGGCGGTCAACCCGCACCGGCTGTTCGACGGCCACCTCGGCCCACAGACCAATCACTACACGGGCGAGACCTGGCAGCTGACCGAAGACCACGTCGCCGCCCTCGCCGCGCTGGAAGTGCCGGCGCCGCAGGACCCGGCGCGTTATCAGGTATGGCTGCAGACCGCCGACGAAACCCTCGACTACCGTCACGCCCAGGCCTTCTACCGCGCCTGTGCGCTGCGCATCGAGGCCGGCGGCGATCACGGTTTCCAGAATTTTGCCGCCCACCTGCCGGCGCTGCTGGCGTTTGCCGGCGTGCCGGCGTCGCTGTGGCACGATCTCGACTTTTCCGACCTTTGA
- the cpdA gene encoding 3',5'-cyclic-AMP phosphodiesterase gives MPSSPVSAADSSVLLVQLSDSHLFAETAGRLLGMDTQDSLQQVIARVLEEQPRIDLVLATGDLSQDASAESYTRFRQLTAVIPAPARWLAGNHDDMPVMEDVCAGSDLLEPIVDLGAWRIVLLDTSVPGAVFGHLDAQQLELLEEALSSAPERHHLICFHHHPLDIGCAWMEPIGLRNAEALFAVLDRHPQVRALLWGHVHQEFDRQRNGVRLLASPSTCVQFAPGSEDFLVGGEAPGYRWLRLHADGRLETGVSRVTGIDFEVDYSVKGY, from the coding sequence GTGCCGAGCTCGCCTGTTTCCGCTGCTGATTCTTCGGTGCTGCTGGTGCAGCTGTCCGACAGCCACCTGTTCGCCGAGACGGCTGGCCGACTGCTCGGAATGGATACCCAGGACAGCCTGCAGCAGGTGATCGCTCGCGTACTCGAGGAGCAGCCGCGTATCGATCTGGTGCTGGCCACTGGCGATCTCTCGCAGGACGCCAGCGCCGAGTCCTATACTCGCTTTCGCCAGCTGACTGCGGTGATTCCCGCGCCGGCCCGCTGGTTGGCCGGCAATCATGACGACATGCCGGTCATGGAGGACGTCTGCGCCGGCAGCGACTTGCTCGAGCCGATCGTCGACCTGGGCGCCTGGCGCATCGTCCTGCTCGATACCTCGGTCCCCGGTGCGGTGTTCGGCCATCTCGACGCACAGCAACTGGAGTTGCTGGAGGAGGCGTTGAGTAGCGCGCCGGAGCGTCACCACCTGATCTGCTTCCATCACCATCCGCTGGACATCGGCTGCGCCTGGATGGAGCCGATCGGCCTGCGCAACGCCGAGGCGCTATTCGCCGTGCTCGATCGCCATCCGCAGGTGCGCGCGCTGCTCTGGGGGCATGTCCACCAGGAGTTCGATCGGCAGCGCAACGGCGTGCGCCTGCTGGCCTCGCCTTCCACCTGCGTGCAGTTCGCCCCCGGCAGCGAGGATTTCCTGGTCGGCGGCGAGGCGCCGGGCTATCGCTGGCTGCGTCTGCATGCCGATGGTCGCCTGGAGACCGGGGTGTCGCGGGTCACCGGCATCGACTTCGAAGTCGACTACAGCGTCAAGGGTTATTGA
- a CDS encoding DUF1249 domain-containing protein codes for MGVTLLRDRYRVDLIELQAACEANYARLMRLLPAMRDKPGSRRVALSQGEHLLGVLALDVLESCPYTTTLQVCQEHSLPWLPVPRLEVRVYHDARMAEVISAENARRFRSIYPYPNAAMHQPDEKTQLNLFLGEWLSHCLACGHELEPLL; via the coding sequence ATGGGTGTAACCCTGCTACGCGATCGCTACCGGGTCGACCTGATCGAATTGCAGGCCGCCTGCGAGGCCAACTACGCCCGTCTGATGCGCCTGCTACCGGCCATGCGTGACAAGCCTGGCTCGCGGCGCGTGGCCCTGAGCCAGGGCGAGCACCTGCTCGGTGTGTTGGCCCTGGATGTGCTGGAAAGCTGCCCCTACACCACCACCCTGCAGGTGTGTCAGGAGCACAGCCTGCCGTGGCTGCCGGTGCCGCGCCTGGAGGTGCGGGTCTACCACGATGCGCGCATGGCCGAGGTGATCAGCGCCGAGAATGCCCGGCGCTTTCGCAGCATCTATCCCTACCCGAACGCGGCCATGCACCAGCCGGACGAGAAGACCCAGCTCAACCTGTTCCTCGGCGAATGGCTGAGCCATTGCCTGGCCTGTGGCCACGAACTGGAGCCGTTGCTGTAG
- a CDS encoding NUDIX domain-containing protein — protein sequence MNETFKPGPEAVEIVERESCFRGFYRLDRLRLRHRLFAGGMGPQISRELFVRHDAVCVLPYDPQRDAVVLIEQFRVGAMDKAANPWLLELVAGLIDTDEEPEQVAHREAEEEAGLQLGALWPITGYFPSPGGSDEFVHLYIGRCDSQGAGGVHGLAEEGEDIRVHVWPLEDALQAVKDGRINNAASIIALQWLALNRAEVRGLWV from the coding sequence ATGAACGAAACTTTCAAACCAGGCCCTGAGGCGGTGGAAATCGTCGAGCGCGAAAGCTGCTTCCGCGGTTTCTATCGGCTCGACCGCCTACGCCTGCGCCATCGCCTGTTCGCCGGCGGCATGGGGCCGCAGATCAGTCGCGAGCTGTTCGTGCGCCACGATGCGGTCTGCGTGCTGCCCTACGACCCGCAGCGCGACGCTGTGGTGCTGATCGAGCAGTTCCGCGTCGGAGCGATGGACAAGGCCGCCAATCCCTGGTTGCTGGAACTGGTCGCCGGGCTGATCGATACCGACGAGGAGCCGGAGCAAGTGGCCCATCGCGAGGCGGAGGAGGAGGCCGGTTTGCAGCTCGGCGCGCTGTGGCCGATCACCGGCTACTTCCCGTCGCCGGGCGGCAGCGATGAGTTCGTTCATCTGTATATTGGCCGCTGCGACAGCCAGGGCGCCGGCGGCGTGCATGGCTTGGCCGAGGAAGGCGAGGACATCCGCGTGCATGTCTGGCCGCTGGAGGATGCGCTGCAGGCGGTCAAGGACGGGCGGATCAACAATGCGGCGAGCATCATCGCCCTGCAATGGCTGGCGCTCAATCGCGCCGAGGTACGAGGGCTATGGGTGTAA
- a CDS encoding RsiV family protein, whose protein sequence is MQLLKTTLFAALTVSLIGCQSLFQPASNQPITPQRIAWEHTQPGCQADDCPLVNIDTLKFTDQPQLNALIEQRLLEMTLDSPGDPLPASLQSYERNFLAGAQPGWSSYLQAKVREQHDGLLILELSSYLATGGAHGMPGRRLINYDRKLEKALTLQDMLLPGQEDAFWKLAQQAHRRWLAAEKLDQDGEYQQTWPFQETANVALSRGAVLLKYDVYSIAPYSSGHPELKIPYPQLNGVLKPQYFPGRG, encoded by the coding sequence ATGCAGCTGCTGAAAACCACCCTGTTCGCCGCCCTGACCGTCAGTCTGATCGGCTGTCAGAGCCTGTTCCAACCCGCCAGCAACCAGCCCATCACCCCGCAGCGGATTGCCTGGGAACATACCCAGCCCGGTTGTCAGGCTGATGACTGCCCCCTGGTGAATATCGACACCCTCAAGTTCACCGACCAGCCGCAGCTCAATGCCCTGATCGAGCAGCGCCTGCTGGAGATGACCCTCGATTCGCCGGGCGATCCGCTGCCCGCTTCGCTGCAATCCTACGAACGCAACTTCCTCGCCGGCGCGCAACCTGGCTGGAGCAGCTATCTGCAGGCCAAGGTGCGTGAACAACACGATGGCTTGTTGATCCTCGAACTGTCCAGCTACCTGGCGACCGGCGGCGCCCACGGCATGCCGGGGCGGCGCTTGATCAATTATGACCGCAAACTGGAAAAAGCCCTGACCTTGCAGGACATGCTGCTGCCCGGCCAGGAAGACGCCTTCTGGAAGCTGGCGCAGCAAGCGCACCGCCGTTGGCTGGCCGCCGAGAAGCTCGATCAGGATGGCGAATACCAGCAGACCTGGCCGTTCCAGGAAACCGCCAACGTCGCCCTGAGCCGCGGCGCGGTGCTGCTGAAGTACGACGTCTACAGCATCGCGCCCTACTCCAGCGGCCACCCGGAACTGAAGATCCCCTACCCGCAGCTCAACGGCGTGCTCAAGCCGCAATACTTCCCTGGGCGGGGATAA
- the cytX gene encoding putative hydroxymethylpyrimidine transporter CytX produces MTTPSPYAPGIAVPAERRVFGARDLFSLWFSLGIGLMVLQLGALLAPGLGMSGALLAILLGTLVGVLLLGAVAVIGSDTGLASMAALKLSLGSRGAALPALFNLLQLVGWGAFEIIVMRDAASLLAGKAFGAESGWTSPLLWTLCFGALATLLAVTGPLAFVRRVLRKWGIWLLLAACVWLTWNLLAKADLAALWARRGDGSLPFALGFDIAIAMPLSWLPLIADYSRFGKRAGGVFAGTAIGFFLGNVWLMSLGVAYTLAFAASGEINALLLALSGAGLGIPLLLILLDESEKAFADIHSAAVSVGILLPLRVEQLALAIGLLCTAIAALAPLAEYQNFLLLIGSVFAPLFGVVLVDHFILRRRRAELAPGLALRWDTLLAWGCGVVLYHLLSRFAPEIGASLPALLLAGGLQFALGRAFGTVAISRVAG; encoded by the coding sequence GTGACCACCCCCAGCCCCTACGCCCCCGGCATCGCCGTTCCCGCCGAGCGCCGCGTGTTCGGCGCCCGTGACCTGTTCTCCCTGTGGTTCTCCCTCGGCATCGGCCTGATGGTGCTGCAGCTCGGCGCGCTGCTGGCGCCGGGGCTGGGCATGAGCGGGGCGCTGCTGGCGATCCTGCTCGGCACCCTGGTCGGCGTGCTGCTGCTCGGCGCTGTGGCGGTGATCGGCAGCGACACCGGGCTGGCGTCGATGGCCGCGCTCAAGCTCAGCCTCGGTTCGCGTGGCGCGGCCTTGCCGGCGCTGTTCAATCTGCTGCAACTGGTCGGCTGGGGCGCGTTCGAGATCATCGTCATGCGCGACGCCGCCAGCCTGCTGGCCGGCAAGGCCTTCGGTGCGGAGAGCGGCTGGACCAGCCCGTTGTTGTGGACGCTGTGCTTCGGCGCCCTGGCGACCCTGCTGGCGGTGACCGGCCCACTGGCCTTCGTCCGTCGCGTGCTGCGCAAGTGGGGTATCTGGCTGCTGCTCGCTGCCTGTGTCTGGCTGACCTGGAACCTGCTGGCCAAGGCCGATCTGGCGGCGCTGTGGGCGCGCCGTGGCGACGGCTCGCTGCCGTTCGCCCTGGGCTTCGACATCGCCATCGCCATGCCGCTGTCCTGGCTGCCGCTGATCGCCGACTATTCGCGTTTCGGCAAGCGCGCCGGCGGCGTGTTCGCCGGCACCGCCATCGGCTTCTTCCTCGGCAACGTCTGGCTGATGAGCCTGGGCGTGGCCTACACCCTGGCGTTTGCCGCGAGCGGTGAGATCAATGCCCTGCTGCTGGCGCTGAGCGGCGCCGGGCTGGGCATCCCGCTGCTGCTGATCCTGCTCGACGAGTCGGAGAAGGCCTTCGCCGACATCCATTCGGCGGCGGTCTCGGTCGGCATCCTGCTGCCGCTCAGGGTCGAGCAGCTGGCCCTGGCCATCGGCCTGCTGTGCACCGCGATCGCCGCGCTGGCGCCGCTGGCCGAGTACCAGAACTTCCTGCTGCTGATCGGTTCGGTGTTCGCTCCGCTGTTCGGCGTGGTGCTGGTCGACCACTTTATCCTGCGCCGCCGGCGCGCCGAGCTGGCGCCTGGCCTGGCCCTGCGCTGGGACACCTTGCTGGCTTGGGGTTGCGGCGTGGTGCTGTACCACCTGCTCAGCCGTTTCGCCCCAGAGATCGGCGCCAGCTTGCCGGCGTTGCTGCTCGCCGGCGGGTTGCAGTTCGCCTTGGGGCGGGCGTTCGGCACGGTCGCCATCAGCCGCGTGGCGGGCTAG
- the thiC gene encoding phosphomethylpyrimidine synthase ThiC translates to MRAEQHKNSSGKNLSESAQVDQQSIQPFPRSQKVYVQGSRPDIRVPMREISLDVTPTAFGGEINAPVTVYDTSGPYTDPSVTIDVRQGLADVRSAWIDDRGDTEKLPGLSSEFGQRRLNDAELTAMRFAHVRNPRRAKAGHNVSQMHYARKGIITPEMEYVAIRENMKLAEAREAGLLKEQHAGQSFGASIPKEITAEFVREEIARGRAIIPANINHVELEPMIIGRNFLVKINGNIGNSALGSSIEEEVAKLTWGIRWGSDTVMDLSTGKHIHETREWIIRNSPVPIGTVPVYQALEKVGGVAEDLTWELFRDTLIEQAEQGVDYFTIHAGVLLRYVPLTAKRVTGIVSRGGSIMAKWCLAHHKENFLYTNFEEICEIMQAYDVSFSLGDGLRPGSIADANDAAQFGELETLGELTKIAWKHDVQTMIEGPGHVPMQLIKENMDKQLECCDEAPFYTLGPLTTDIAPGYDHITSGIGAAMIGWFGCAMLCYVTPKEHLGLPNKDDVKTGIITYKIAAHAADLAKGHPGAQIRDNALSKARFEFRWEDQFNLGLDPDTARSYHDETLPKDSAKVAHFCSMCGPKFCSMKITQEVRDYAKEHGLSEESKAIEVGFKQQAERFKDEGSVIYKQV, encoded by the coding sequence ATGCGTGCCGAACAACATAAGAATTCGAGTGGCAAGAACCTGAGCGAGAGCGCCCAGGTCGACCAGCAATCCATCCAGCCCTTCCCGCGTTCGCAGAAGGTCTATGTCCAGGGGTCGCGCCCGGACATCCGCGTGCCGATGCGCGAGATCAGCCTGGATGTGACGCCGACCGCCTTCGGTGGCGAGATCAACGCCCCGGTCACCGTCTATGACACTTCCGGCCCCTACACCGATCCGAGCGTCACCATCGACGTGCGCCAGGGCCTGGCCGACGTGCGTTCGGCCTGGATCGACGACCGCGGCGACACCGAGAAGCTGCCGGGCCTGAGCTCCGAGTTCGGCCAGCGCCGCCTGAACGACGCCGAGCTGACCGCCATGCGCTTCGCCCACGTGCGCAACCCGCGCCGGGCCAAGGCCGGGCACAACGTCAGCCAGATGCACTATGCGCGCAAGGGCATCATCACCCCGGAGATGGAATACGTCGCCATCCGCGAGAACATGAAGCTGGCCGAGGCCCGTGAAGCCGGCCTGCTGAAAGAACAGCACGCCGGGCAGAGCTTCGGCGCCAGCATCCCCAAGGAAATCACCGCCGAGTTCGTCCGCGAGGAAATCGCCCGCGGCCGCGCGATCATTCCGGCCAACATCAACCACGTGGAGCTGGAGCCGATGATCATCGGCCGCAACTTCCTGGTGAAGATCAACGGCAACATCGGCAACTCGGCGCTGGGTTCTTCCATCGAGGAAGAAGTGGCCAAGCTGACCTGGGGCATCCGCTGGGGTTCCGATACCGTCATGGATCTCTCGACGGGCAAGCACATCCACGAGACCCGCGAGTGGATCATCCGCAATTCGCCGGTGCCGATCGGCACGGTGCCGGTGTATCAGGCGCTGGAGAAGGTCGGCGGCGTCGCCGAGGACCTGACCTGGGAGTTGTTCCGCGACACCTTGATCGAACAGGCCGAGCAAGGCGTGGACTATTTCACCATCCACGCCGGCGTGCTGCTGCGCTATGTGCCGTTGACCGCCAAGCGCGTCACCGGCATCGTCTCGCGTGGCGGTTCGATCATGGCCAAGTGGTGCCTGGCGCACCACAAGGAGAATTTCCTCTACACGAACTTCGAGGAAATCTGCGAAATCATGCAGGCCTACGACGTCAGCTTCTCGCTCGGCGACGGCCTGCGTCCGGGCTCGATCGCCGACGCCAACGACGCCGCCCAGTTCGGTGAACTGGAGACCCTCGGCGAGTTGACCAAGATCGCCTGGAAGCACGACGTGCAGACCATGATCGAAGGCCCCGGCCACGTGCCGATGCAGCTGATCAAGGAGAACATGGACAAGCAGCTGGAGTGCTGCGACGAGGCGCCGTTCTACACCCTCGGCCCGCTGACCACCGACATCGCCCCGGGCTACGACCACATCACCTCCGGCATCGGCGCGGCGATGATCGGCTGGTTCGGCTGCGCCATGCTCTGCTACGTGACGCCCAAGGAGCACCTCGGCCTGCCGAACAAGGATGACGTCAAGACCGGCATCATCACCTACAAGATCGCCGCGCATGCCGCCGACCTCGCCAAGGGCCACCCGGGGGCGCAGATCCGCGACAACGCCCTGTCCAAGGCGCGCTTCGAGTTCCGCTGGGAAGACCAGTTCAACCTCGGCCTCGACCCGGACACCGCACGCAGCTATCACGACGAGACGTTGCCGAAGGACTCGGCCAAGGTCGCGCACTTCTGCTCGATGTGTGGGCCGAAGTTCTGCTCGATGAAGATCACCCAGGAAGTGCGCGACTACGCCAAGGAGCACGGCCTGTCGGAGGAGAGCAAGGCCATCGAGGTGGGCTTCAAGCAGCAGGCCGAGCGCTTCAAGGACGAGGGCTCGGTGATCTATAAACAGGTGTGA